ctctgattgacgaaaaatCAATTATCTTCagttaaattcattatttttattcaaatcaaaatggggttagtttcgctcattacctctataaataggacctagtacccatccctttcacttactcttcaactgtgatcagactccaaggtactagtgagaccataagagtgatacacttgggttgggaaagaaaaaactttatcattcttaagctttatcaaacacttgggaagtaaggattagagtatttcggtattggagttaggccaatccttgaggtcaacaaaggtacccttattcttaagttctattcttttgattccttagtttctttagttttcattcaggttctaacttttgattggttttatggttaggtttttaagttctttgaacttaaggtgtcttttcggtaagttttctcttggtggtttagttctattattttcatctctttcctttagaaatactcactgttctattgctggttttaggagtattccaagccccgcatttgttctcatatcccggttttggtaaggaaaataggctagatcttgtatgtttgtatgatatgttatgcttttatgttataatatgttatgttatgatttaccctacctcaaatattagacacgggacgtagatgggttatcatacaatacatgtgatctaacctaccttaaatattagacaggggacgtagatggtttatcacatgtcataatggccattattagtatagtcttatatggaatatgttataatatgttcatagtatatgttataatatgtttatagtatatgtgatgatatgtttattacatatgttatgatatgattttatgtgtatgtttatgttgttagtagtttttccttgctgggcattaggcttactccttttcttttagtatgatgcaggaaaatagatgcagaggcggaaggattcttggaagcttggtgtgtgtatggaggtgaatggagtggatgggctacGTGTCGATTCAAGGACAacattatttttagtctctttaaattatatttttatgtatttttccgcatttagctttgtaaacaattttattaaaagttatgttttattttaaaacaatgagctcattcatgtattacaaatattattttttaaagttttcaataaagttatgaattttcttatgtatgtttcttcaaagttgtagttatgtctagtaggtttaatgacctaagttttatagatagttgggtcgttatagttggtatcagagaaacggtgtattttacatgaaattctccttcATACAcccgctcaagctccgaatctaaccgccaatgtaagtatttatgttttagttattatgtttatgtgttatagctaacattttagtcttatgttttcagttaagatatggatggagctttatcatataacgatatctgagccattaaagccttaaaaaggattagagaaccaagaaataccaTAAGAATATTGGAGGgaatcactcagagatttcttttattccataatcaaaaAGTTcatctccaagaaactaagcaaataatgatgagagctacagagcaatatattttagtaattaggctttttagagattttcATGTTGTAATTGttgctttggaagaaatatgggagacaatagatgttgagGATGAAGTACCAccggctatgagatattattttctcataattagatttacatctaagatggaattccaattcacacaagaacaaaagaataaaatCTTTACCAATCTtccaagaggaattttttttttgataagaAGAGAAATATATTCTACAAAATCAAACCAACTTACAAACTGACTGTTTCAGCAACTAAAAAACAGACCAACTTTACAACAATTGAATAAAATCAACCATACTCTTCTCACCGGCCTTAAGTTTAGAACTCCTAATATCAAGTAATTTGGCTTTCAGCCCCAAGAGAATCAAAGAATTCAGTTTCGAAACAGTACAAGAATAAGACTCAAATATACACCAGTTCCTATTAGACCAGATGTAGTATACTGAAGCAGCAAGAACAACACTAATCTTTTGTAGTAACCCCCTAGGTCTCCCATCCATCCACTTCTGCCAGTCTGAGTAATTAGGAGGCCATATCAGTTGCCCCAACCAGGACTGAACTTGATTGAGCACCTGCTGAGAAAAAGGACACCTAAAAAACAAATGATCATGTGATTTCCTGTCTAATTCACAAACAGGACAAAGGCAAGACTCAAGAGGAATATGGCATTTAATCAAGTTGTCTCGAGTAAGAAGGTGACCTAAAATCGCTTGCCAAAGTATAAATCTGTGCTTCGGTAAAGATAGCTTGCACCAAACCACCTTATCATAATGAACCTTCTCTTTGTGAACCAGTTGCATATAAAGACTTGTAAGATTCAACTTATCTTTGGAAATTGAAGCCTTTAATACATCATGAGAGAAATGATCTCTCAGCTTAATAAGTTTCCTCCAGTACCAGCTAACATCAGTTTGAAGATTATAAGACCAGAAACTTTGCCCTTTGAGATAAATATTGGCTACCCATTTGAGCCAAAGAGAATCCTGTTTAGAGGACACAACCCATATATACTTAGCCATCAATATAATATTCCACTTATATCCTTCTTTAAAACCAATCCCACCCAAAATTTTAGGCAAACACACCTGATCCCAAGATGATAAATGCACTCTGCTACAACAGCCTTTTACACCCCAAAGAAAATTCCTGCATAATCTATCAATCTCTTGAATAACTCTTTGAGGGAGCAAAAATATACTCATCCAATAAGTCCTAATACCCAACAAAACAGAATGTATGAGTTGAGATCTCCCTGCAAAAGAAAGGTGTCTACTAGACCAAGAATGCAATCGATTTTGGACTTTTTTAAGTATTAAACCATAATCCTCAGCCTTCCATTTAGTTGGTCTAAGACATAATCCCAAATATTTTAAAGGGAAGAATCCCTCTTCAATCTTCAAGCTGTCTAAGATTCTTTTCCTTTCATCCAAGTGAATTCCACCAAAATATATGTGAGACTTAGATAAGTTCACAGCAAGACCAGAAATCTGACTGAACCTTCGGAAACCATCAAACAAAATCTGAACTGAAGTATAGGAGCCTTTACAAAAAGCATGAGATCATCCGCAAAGCAAAGATTAACAAGATTCATGTGTTTACAGAGAGGATGAAATCTGAATTCCTTGTGCTGGGCAGCTAGAATCAGTAAACGAGTTAGATACTCCATGATCAATACAAAAAGTAGAGGAGATATAGGGTCTCCTTGTCTCAATCCTTTCATCCCACTTAACGCTCCATGAAGTCTGCCATTCAATAATAAAGAATAAAAAGCCCCTTTCAAACAGACCATGATCCACCTTATGAACCGACTAGGAAAATAATAGGCATTCAGTAAATCCTCCAAGAAATACCAGTCAACAGAATCATAAGCTTTGCTTAGATCTATCTTAACCAAACATCTCTTTGAGATATTCTTCCTAGAATAACCTTTGAGAAGATCTTGAAGTATGAAGATATTATGGGCCAACGATCTTTGCTTAATAAAAGTACCCTGATTCTGATGAGTAAGAAAAGGCAGAACAGTAGATAATCTCACACATATCATCTTCGAAATACACTTGTATAAGGTGTTACAACAAGCTATTG
This genomic interval from Humulus lupulus chromosome 8, drHumLupu1.1, whole genome shotgun sequence contains the following:
- the LOC133795819 gene encoding uncharacterized protein LOC133795819, whose translation is MICVRLSTVLPFLTHQNQGTFIKQRSLAHNIFILQDLLKGYSRKNISKRCLVKIDLSKAYDSVDWYFLEDLLNAYYFPSRFIRWIMTSWSVKWDERIETRRPYISSTFCIDHGVSNSFTDSSCPAQGIQISSSLFSQISGLAVNLSKSHIYFGGIHLDERKRILDSLKIEEGFFPLKYLGLCLRPTKWKAEDYGLILKKVQNRLHSWSSRHLSFAGRSQLIHSVLLGIRTYWMSIFLLPQRVIQEIDRLCRNFLWGVKGCCSRVHLSSWDQDSLWLKWVANIYLKGQSFWSYNLQTDVSWYWRKLIKLRDHFSHDVLKASISKDKLNLTSLYMQLVHKEKVHYDKVVWCKLSLPKHRFILWQAILGHLLTRDNLIKCHIPLESCLCPVCELDRKSHDHLFFRCPFSQQVLNQVQSWLGQLIWPPNYSDWQKWMDGRPRGLLQKISVVLAASVYYIWSNRNWCIFESYSCTVSKLNSLILLGLKAKLLDIRSSKLKAGEKSMVDFIQLL